From the Manis javanica isolate MJ-LG chromosome 11, MJ_LKY, whole genome shotgun sequence genome, one window contains:
- the ADIPOR1 gene encoding adiponectin receptor protein 1, with product MSSHRGSVVAQGSGAPASDRETDTVELAELGPLLEEKGKRVIASPTKAEEEQACPAPQEEEEEVRVLTLPLQAHHAMEKMEEFVYKVWEGRWRVIPYDVLPDWLKDNDYLLHGHRPPMPSFRACFKSIFRIHTETGNIWTHLLGFVLFLFLGILTMLRPNMYFMAPLQEKVVFGMFFLGAVLCLSFSWLFHTVYCHSEKVSRTFSKLDYSGIALLIMGSFVPWLYYSFYCSPQPRLIYLSIVCVLGISAIIVAQWDRFATPKHRQTRAGVFLGLGLSGVVPTMHFTIAEGFVKATTVGQMGWFFLMAVMYITGAGLYAARIPERFFPGKFDIWFQSHQIFHVLVVAAAFVHFYGVSNLQEFRYGLEGGCTDDSLL from the exons ATGTCTTCTCATCGAGGATCTGTGGTGGCTCAGGGCAGTGGGGCTCCTGCCAGTGACAGGGAGACTGACACGGTGGAACTGGCTGAACTGGGACCCCTGCTGGAAGAGAAGGGCAAACGGGTAATCGCCAGTCCAACCAAA gcTGAAGAAGAGCAGGCATGCCCCGCGccccaggaagaggaggaggaggtgcggGTGCTGACCCTTCCCCTGCAGGCCCACCATGCCATGGAGAAGATGGAGGAGTTTGTGTATAAG GTCTGGGAGGGACGCTGGAGGGTTATCCCATATGACGTGCTCCCCGACTGGCTGAAAGACAATGACTACCTGCTGCACGGCCATAGGCCACCCATGCCCTCCTTCCGGGCCTGCTTCAAGAGCATCTTCCGCATCCACACAGAAACCGGCAACATCTGGACCCATCTGCTTG GTTTCGTGCTGTTTCTCTTTCTGGGCATCTTGACCATGCTCAGACCAAACATGTACTTCATGGCCCCCCTGCAGGAGAAGGTGGTTTTCGGGATGTTCTTTCTGGGCGCAGtgctctgcctcagcttctcctggCTCTTTCACACCGTCTATTGCCATTCAGAGAAAGTCTCTCGGACTTTTTCCAA ACTGGATTATTCAGGGATTGCCCTACTGATTATGGGGAGCTTTGTCCCCTGGCTCTACTACTCCTTCTACTGCTCCCCGCAGCCACGGCTCATCTACCTCTCCATCGTCTGTGTCCTGGGCATCTCTGCCATCATTGTGGCACAGTGGGACCGGTTTGCCACTCCTAAGCACCGGCAGACAAGAGCAG GAGTGTTCCTGGGACTTGGCCTGAGTGGTGTTGTGCCCACCATGCACTTTACGATCGCTGAGGGCTTTGTCAAGGCCACCACAGTGGGCCAGATGGGCTGGTTCTTCCTCATGGCTGTGATGTACATCACTGGGGCTGGCCTTTATGCTGCTCGAATTCCTGAGCGCTTCTTTCCTGGAAAGTTTGACATATGG TTCCAGTCTCATCAGATTTTCCATGTCCTGGTGGTGGCAGCAGCCTTTGTCCACTTCTACGGGGTCTCCAACCTTCAGGAATTCCGTTACGGCCTGGAAGGTGGCTGTACTGATGactcccttctctga